The proteins below are encoded in one region of Zerene cesonia ecotype Mississippi chromosome 26, Zerene_cesonia_1.1, whole genome shotgun sequence:
- the LOC119836961 gene encoding BSD domain-containing protein 1-B-like translates to MAEKCDQNPPNDAATTPKEEKSSANWWDSWLTSAKSKSVEVYSMVKKDLDEIGTAVKSEASHVFNSTSTVIGNTFKLDVPESPANAMKKSLSSFIGQVSTVLNPEPDDEDDTEVILSSGDTTMLSTYKKELESLQRVDATYIVPADSAQFDAWKASLDGDVISPLAARKRMQSSPLLKTQYEKLVPDAVSHEDFWERYLFRVALLQDRLAASSRKQPVLEEQTDPVLAYLPPTEPIQTSPKKVLSGIITETPEIDNVVAWEDEDFANDLELTEEQQTLLLEEYEKEITSKKLKTPKDVTNNNADSPKKSIDNKKFAMDKNKNKSPRKTKSDECGNLVEDYFGDKEVKDDASANSDESWEKEFEIDEKEPVVQKA, encoded by the exons GTGTGATCAAAACCCTCCCAATGATGCTGCCACTACTCCCAAAGAAGAAAAGTCCTCAGCAAATTGGTGGGACTCCTGGCTGACATCAGCCAAGAGCAAG TCCGTGGAAGTATATTCAATGGTGAAGAAGGATTTGGATGAGATCGGCACAGCGGTTAAGAGTGAAGCTAGCCATGTATTCAATTCTACATCCACTGTTATTGGAAACACTTTTAAG CTTGATGTTCCAGAATCACCGGCCAATGCTATGAAGAAAAGTTTAAGCAGTTTCATTG GTCAAGTGAGTACTGTTCTGAACCCTGAACCTGATGATGAAGACGACACAGAAGTTATCTTATCATCCGGTGACACAACAATGCTCTCCACTTATAag AAAGAACTGGAATCCCTCCAGCGGGTGGACGCTACGTACATAGTACCAGCGGATAGTGCTCAATTCGACGCCTGGAAAGCTAGCCTAGATGGTGACGTCATCTCACCCTTAGCCGCGCGTAAACGTATGCAGAGCAGCCCGCTGCTGAAGACGCAGTACGAGAAGCTGGTGCCGGATGCTGTGTCGCATGAAGACTTCTGGGAGAG atATCTATTCCGAGTGGCGCTCTTACAAGACCGGCTGGCGGCGTCGTCCCGCAAGCAGCCGGTGCTGGAGGAGCAGACCGATCCCGTTCTCGCTTACTTGCCACCCACTGAGCCTATACAGAC GAGTCCCAAAAAAGTTCTATCCGGTATAATAACAGAGACGCCGGAAATAGATAATGTCGTCGCGTGGGAGGATG AAGACTTCGCAAATGACCTAGAGCTAACAGAAGAACAACAAACTTTGCTCCTTGAAGAATATGAAAAAGAAATCACgtcgaaaaaattaaaaacgccCAAAGATGTTACTAACAACAACGCAGACTCGCCAAAAAAGAGCATAGATAACAAAAAGTTTGCCatggacaaaaataaaaataagtcccCAAGAAAAACTAAGTCCGACGAATGTGGCAACTTAGTGGAGGATTATTTTGGGGATAAAGAAGTTAAGGATGACGCTAGTGCGAACTCAGATGAAAGTTGGGAGAAGGAATTCGAAATTGATGAAAAAGAGCCGGTCGTCCAAAAGGCCTGA
- the LOC119837042 gene encoding uncharacterized protein LOC119837042, with amino-acid sequence MIIDAYEIYGHDPTDKLDHLAHFQIEMMKIKRAPDQYIINEHVHIATDHLGRFINMHIKELKILLIALDDVIDNMLTMYDNHNAIKTERVATYNAGAGGAVPMEFYLSQEYYCGKNVYLFVSELYSDIYEMGRGTSPYCKDRGFHFLGFVHFMDDAKYFLEEDPNIVFQMDNYIHGLECHMGICIYRFPFKKNLQHIRDVSTLPKAIVKCGTEVYKLPPLTAASCIITSGSFILDFNIQGIRFRHFDYMLFLPNGHSYYTKEKSSPLACDHHVCEWNNTNFYGGPFIIPGDPGTGLTPIPPFIEQTTEPYNLHSTEPPGHEFANITYSLDGCWFMFPPNYGSIAGISYLDPLTVNEYRYTCSGANNNKGLYWYPQWMGAPPHHPRPQAGDAPPALTGAAPAAFYPHLANPPLSVNVPGQN; translated from the exons ATGATAATAGATGCGTATGAGATATATGGTCACGACCCTACAGACAAATTGGATCATCTGGCGCATTTCCAGATCGAAATGATGAAGATTAAGCGGGCCCCAGATCAG tacATCATAAATGAGCACGTCCACATAGCTACCGACCACCTAGGAAGATTTATAAACATGCATATCAAAGAACTAAAG ATACTGCTAATAGCTCTAGACGATGTCATAGACAACATGTTGACCATGTACGACAATCATAATGCGATAAAAACAGAAAGAGTTGCAACTTACAACGCAGGGGCGGGCGGCGCTGTGCCCATGGAGTTTTATCTGAGTCAAG AGTATTATTGCGGTAAAAACGTATATCTCTTCGTCTCAGAGCTCTATAGTGACATCTACGAGATGGGTCGCGGGACCTCCCCATATTGCAAAGACCGCGGCTTCCATTTCTTGGGCTTCGTACATTTTATGGATGACGCCAAGTATTTCCTGGAAGAGGATCCGAATATAGTATTCCAGATGGACAATTATATTCATGGGCTGGAGTGCCATATGGGGATCTGTATTTATAG GTTCCCATTCAAAAAGAACCTACAACACATCCGCGATGTATCCACCCTTCCCAAAGCGATCGTCAAATGCGGCACAGAGGTGTACAAGCTGCCACCCCTTACTGCTGCATCGTGTATCATCACTTCTGGATCCTTCATCTTGGATTTCAACATTCAGGGTATCCGGTTCCGCCATTTTGATTATATGCTG TTCTTGCCTAACGGCCACTCATAttacacaaaagaaaaatcCTCTCCTCTGGCTTGCGATCATCATGTGTGTGAATGGAATAATACTAATTTCTACGGAG GTCCATTTATAATCCCCGGCGATCCCGGCACGGGTCTTACCCCGATTCCGCCCTTCATCGAACAAACCACGGAGCCCTACAACTTACACTCCACGGAGCCGCCGGGACACGAGTTTGCTAATATTACCT ATTCACTTGACGGCTGCTGGTTTATGTTTCCACCTAACTACGGCTCAATAGCGGGCATCAGCTACTTGGATCCACTCACAGTCAACGAGTATAGATACACGTGTTCAGgagctaataataataag GGTCTCTACTGGTACCCGCAATGGATGGGTGCGCCCCCCCACCACCCGCGGCCGCAGGCCGGCGACGCGCCCCCCGCGCTGACCGGCGCGGCGCCCGCCGCCTTCTACCCGCATCTGGCCAACCCGCCCCTCTCCGTTAATGTGCCCGGACAGAACTAA